From the Populus nigra chromosome 13, ddPopNigr1.1, whole genome shotgun sequence genome, the window TTAAACATGGTTTAAGGGACGTTTATATATCCAGTctaactatatatttaattaaggaTATTCCACTCTTGGtttaaaaaccttaattaattatttttttaataataaattttcttatgatAAATTAGCTTGGATGTGAATAATCAATCTAAATCTAAAACCTGATAGGAAAATAACCTTAATTCAGTATAGAAAATTCGTTTTTAGATATGTTgtcatttaaaacaaaataagtaaaaaaaaaaaaacaaatcttcttcaaaatgatattatgctattgaaatttgaaactgttattttttctacttaaaATCACTGTTATTACGAAGATTAAAGGTTTATTTGGTATTattatagtaaatttttttataaatattttttacttaaaattttattaaaataatattttatttattttttaaaatttatttttaatatcaatatattaaaaatattaattaaattttttttattaaaaatacttttaaaatataaaaaagaaataatcgGTGTGGTTGAATTACCAAAAGCAAAAAttcctctctctgtctctctgaCACACACACTATATTCTATCGATCCATCCTCCATTCCTTCCTGCTACATGCGAGTAAAGACTAAAGGTTGGCTTTCTGTAGTTGCCCCCACGTTCTTTGCATATTTTGTGGGCACATACACCTCCATTtgcaagaaaaaagagagatactTTCTTGAAAGAACACCATTAGAATGCAAAGTTTGCAACTTGTGAGGAACAAAAGTGCCAAAAAATCTTCATTTTGAAAGACATGCAAGAGCTTTTTTCTTCTGTGTCTTCTTTGCTGTCTTTTTGGTGATCTGGGAATGGTGCATTTGCGCattaatgttgaaaaaaagaagagatagtTTTGGAGTCAACTGGCTTAGTTGATCTCATTTTCGTTCAAGTTTTGAGGGGTTTTTAATCTGGGTTTTGCTCGTTGTGGAGCTTTGAGAACTGggtttttgtaaatttaggtTGTTTGAGCTTTATCTGGGATTTAGAGGATCTGGGTCTTCCCTGTGAACGAGATAAAGTGAATTACTTTTGCATGAATTTTTGAAGTTGGTTTTGTACATTCTTATCATATGTTGAAGAACTTTGGCATTTGGTAGTGGAAGAGTTGACAAAGCTCGAGTCTTTTGTTTAGTTGGAGTATTCTATCTGACAAATGATGTAGTATTGATGTTTGTGTAATAAGCAATTTAAGATTTAGGTTTTAGTTACCGACTTTCCTAAAATTGGAAATGGCTTCGTAAGAAATTTAGACATCTTGTTCTTGTTAGATACAAACATGGCTTCCTTAACACCTTCACCAGATTCTTCCCCCTCTTTAATACCAATCTCTATttcaccaccatcaccaccagATTCTACAACCAATTCACCACCTCCTTCGACATCTCAGCCTGATCAGACCACTGGCCCTCCAGTGCCTTCAACACCATCTAACCCTGCAACCCCACCACCAACCCCACCTGCTGCTTCCCCACCATCTCAACCactatcaccaccaccaccatcaataATTCCCTCAACACCTCCACCATCTGCCCCACCACCATCACCCCCGGCATCCCCACCACAAGCCCCTCCAGCATTAATACCTCCTTCACCACCTGCTGCGCCTCCCCCTGCTTCTACTACTTCACCGCCCCCTCCGAATGAATCCCCTCCACCACCAGTGAGCACCTCCCCTCCTCCACAAGCCTCTCCAACACCCCCACCTCCCCTTCAAGCTGTTTCACCTTCTCCACCTCCTCCTGCAAATGTCCCGATACCCCCTTCTACAAATTCGCCTCCTCCGCCAACAGCAAAGTCCCCTGAAACTCCCCCTGCACCTCCTACAGTCACTACTCCAGCACCTAGTTCTCAATCTGATAGTCCTCCTCCAAAAACaaattctcctcctcctccaataCCCACATTGCGTTCACCACCTCCATCAGTTCCATCAGTTCCATCAACCTCATCAACACCTCCGTCAATATCTCCTCCTGTTCCTCCAGTTAATTCATCAGCAACAGGAAGTCCTACCTCACCCATTCCCTCTATCCCAACAGAGAAACCAACTGCTAGAGCAACTAATGACACCAATGTCTCTGCGAATACCTCATCTAGTGGTCCAAGGGGTTCAAACACTGGAGGTGCAGTTGCAATAGGCATTGTGGTTGGGTTTGTAGCACTCATTCTTCTAGTGATGGCTGTGTGGTTTGCACAAAAGCGAAAGAGAAGAAATGGAGAAAATATTGGTTACACCATGCCTTCTCCATTTGCCTCCTCACAAAATTCAGGTAATTTATTGAACATTGCTCTATTGTAATCGGTCGTGCAGCTAGTTTTGATTGATTCTCTGAAATTTTCGTTGCTGAAGCAGTTATGGTGTTGTTTAAAAGCCCTTAGAGTTTGTAATTGTTTTGCGAATGAGGATATGGAACATGGCTACTTGATGCAAAATCTGGATCTTCAGTGAagaaaaatcttttttgttgGAGTAATAAGCCTTGTGAGGGGATATGTGCCAATCAGTGTAAAAAGATGATACTTGTCTGTTAACACAATCCCCTCGCAAGACATTCTCAAAGACCGATCTGATAGCTTTCCCTGTTTAGAGATATGAAATGATATTGGATGTTCAATTAATGATTTATAGAGCATCTCTAATGCATTGATTCACGCTGTTGACATCTAGCAATTTAACAAATTGTTTTGGGGCTGTAAAACAAGTCCTGGAGGCTGGATTGTATCTAAGCCCTTTTGAATTAGTGCAATTACTTGTCTTCCAATCACCCTTTTAGACAATATCATATCTGAATCATAGTTACTTTAGTTGTCTCGGTCTTGGtttcttcttaattatttatttttctagtacTTGGCTTGTCATTTTTTGGCGCCTTTACTTTATCCGGAACAATCATCTAGTTCATTTCTGGTTTCCCTATCCTATTGACCTTAGTTTATGGATTAAAGCATAATGTGACATTTATCTCCTTTTATCATCTGTTTTCAAATGAGCGGCTATgccaaatattgtttttaagtttattgGCTTCAAAGTTTTGAAGTaatgatgttttcttttatttgaaagaCATACTGAGGTTATGCTATTAGGTTGTCCAGAAAGAATATTTAAATGCTTGCTGATATGTGATGGGAATTAATGAAAGTCTTGCTTTACAGATTCACTATTTCTAAAACCTTATCCTCCAGCTCCCTTGGTTGGCAGTCCTTCTGGCAGTGATTTCATCTATTCACCATCAGAGTCAGGTGTGATAAATAATTCAAGGTCATGGTTCACATATGAAGAACTTGTCCAAGCCACAAATGGGTTTTCAGCACAGAATCGTCTAGGCGAAGGTGGATTTGGTTGTGTATACAAAGGTGTCCTGGTTGATGGAAGAGAAGTAGCTGTGAAACAATTAAAGATTGGTGGTTCTCAAGGGGAGCGTGAATTCAGGGCAGAGGTTGAGATTATTAGTCGAGTGCATCATCGACATTTGGTTTCACTGGTGGGTTACTGTATATCCGAGCATCAAAGACTGCTTGTCTATGACTACCTTCCCAACGATACTCTTTATTACCATTTGCACGGTAAGCTCATAGTTTagaatatgaaatattaatttatgctAGTTTCCTCCATGAATGATTTATCTTGATGCATCTGACAtgttacattttctttcaaattatcaTGAGATATTTGCTTGGCGTAAAA encodes:
- the LOC133671384 gene encoding proline-rich receptor-like protein kinase PERK8, with product MASLTPSPDSSPSLIPISISPPSPPDSTTNSPPPSTSQPDQTTGPPVPSTPSNPATPPPTPPAASPPSQPLSPPPPSIIPSTPPPSAPPPSPPASPPQAPPALIPPSPPAAPPPASTTSPPPPNESPPPPVSTSPPPQASPTPPPPLQAVSPSPPPPANVPIPPSTNSPPPPTAKSPETPPAPPTVTTPAPSSQSDSPPPKTNSPPPPIPTLRSPPPSVPSVPSTSSTPPSISPPVPPVNSSATGSPTSPIPSIPTEKPTARATNDTNVSANTSSSGPRGSNTGGAVAIGIVVGFVALILLVMAVWFAQKRKRRNGENIGYTMPSPFASSQNSDSLFLKPYPPAPLVGSPSGSDFIYSPSESGVINNSRSWFTYEELVQATNGFSAQNRLGEGGFGCVYKGVLVDGREVAVKQLKIGGSQGEREFRAEVEIISRVHHRHLVSLVGYCISEHQRLLVYDYLPNDTLYYHLHGEGRPLMDWATRVKVAVGAARGIAYLHEDCHPRIIHRDIKSSNILLDDNFEAQVSDFGLAKIALELDSNTHVSTRVMGTFGYMAPEYATSGKLTEKSDVYSFGVVLLELITSRKPVDASQPIGDESLVEWARPLLTTALENEDFEALVDPELEKNYVPSEMFRMIEAAAACVRHSAAKRPRMSQVVRALDLLDESSDLSNGMKPGQSEIFDSRQHSAQIRMFQRLAFGNQDYSSDFFDRTESSWRSRDPGDYV